A single genomic interval of Streptomyces sp. BA2 harbors:
- a CDS encoding MFS transporter: MTAAATPATGTNRRRRRALIVLCFVQFMLVLDDNVVSVALPAVRDELGFSATGLAWVVNAYFLAFGGLLLLSGRAADLLGRRRVFLTGVALFGAASLACGLAQEPWQLVAGRFAQGAGAAMASPAALSLITLLFPGPDERAKAFGIWGGIAGLGGTMGLVISGALTGLASWRWIFLINLPVAALALALVPRLIVESRASRSSRLDVPGAVLGTGAVLTLVYGLLQAGESGWTDPAVTGPLLIAIILTVAFLAVESRTAEPLVALSFLASRTRAVANGVTLLFSAGMYAMAFLLMIHLQTVLGYGPLKAGLAYLPYGAGILTGMWLSSHAVIRVGMRRALVVSTLISAAGLLLLSGIAPGDDYASGVLPAMLVSSLGCGLSLPALTVAALTGTTEENAGLGSAVLSSVQQVGGAVGLAILVTLAASRSDALADSAGPLHAATEGFSLALTIAAGLLMLGAVLIATLLGGHRSGPAVGAHETPAQRG, encoded by the coding sequence ATGACCGCCGCCGCCACCCCGGCGACCGGCACCAACCGCCGCCGCCGTCGGGCGCTGATCGTGCTGTGCTTCGTACAGTTCATGCTCGTACTGGACGACAACGTGGTGAGCGTCGCGCTTCCCGCCGTCCGGGACGAACTCGGGTTCAGCGCCACAGGACTGGCCTGGGTCGTCAACGCGTACTTCCTCGCCTTCGGCGGGTTGTTGCTCCTGTCGGGGCGCGCGGCAGACCTGCTCGGTCGCCGACGCGTCTTCCTCACTGGTGTGGCGCTGTTCGGTGCCGCGAGTCTCGCCTGCGGACTCGCTCAGGAGCCCTGGCAACTGGTGGCGGGGCGGTTCGCCCAGGGTGCGGGTGCGGCCATGGCCAGTCCGGCCGCACTGTCACTGATCACGCTTCTGTTCCCCGGTCCCGATGAGCGAGCCAAGGCGTTCGGCATCTGGGGCGGCATCGCCGGTCTTGGCGGCACGATGGGCCTGGTGATCTCCGGCGCGCTGACCGGCCTCGCCTCCTGGCGGTGGATCTTCCTGATCAACCTGCCCGTGGCCGCCCTGGCCCTCGCCCTGGTCCCGCGTCTGATCGTCGAGAGCCGGGCCAGTCGCTCGTCACGCCTGGACGTTCCAGGTGCGGTACTGGGCACAGGCGCCGTCCTGACTCTGGTCTACGGTCTGCTCCAGGCCGGGGAGTCGGGATGGACCGACCCAGCCGTCACCGGGCCCCTGCTCATCGCCATCATCCTGACTGTCGCGTTCCTCGCGGTCGAGTCGCGTACGGCCGAGCCCTTGGTGGCGTTGTCATTCCTGGCCTCACGGACCCGTGCCGTCGCCAACGGTGTAACCCTGCTGTTCTCCGCCGGCATGTACGCGATGGCCTTCCTACTGATGATCCACCTGCAGACTGTGCTCGGTTACGGTCCACTCAAGGCAGGTCTCGCCTATCTGCCCTACGGCGCCGGAATCCTCACCGGCATGTGGCTCTCCTCCCACGCAGTGATCAGAGTTGGGATGCGCCGGGCCCTCGTGGTGTCGACCCTGATCAGCGCGGCCGGACTGCTCCTGCTGTCCGGCATCGCGCCCGGCGACGACTACGCGTCCGGCGTACTGCCCGCCATGCTCGTCTCAAGCCTCGGCTGCGGCCTGAGCCTGCCCGCCCTGACCGTCGCCGCGCTCACAGGCACCACCGAGGAGAACGCCGGTCTCGGCTCAGCGGTCCTCAGCTCCGTCCAACAGGTCGGCGGCGCAGTGGGGTTGGCGATCCTGGTCACCCTGGCCGCAAGCCGCAGCGACGCCCTGGCCGACTCGGCGGGACCTCTGCACGCTGCGACGGAAGGCTTCTCGCTCGCGCTCACCATCGCCGCGGGTCTCCTCATGCTCGGCGCCGTCCTCATCGCCACGCTGCTCGGGGGCCACCGCTCAGGACCCGCGGTCGGCGCCCACGAAACTCCAGCACAGCGCGGATAG
- a CDS encoding TetR/AcrR family transcriptional regulator, whose product MPIEVDAAHRLDEIAAATIEVARERGVRAVTIRAVAERLGGSTAVVTNYVPSRADLMVNALRHAEREWAREADGLLSGVQGIERLSALARWMCSTVDDDEVMRRLLMEIIAAGPAAGREAEQVRELARDQREELQGVVTEADVPGPDLAADVLHLLFRGYWLSALEDPEGWPAERGERAAQAVVEMLRDGASAKDTSGRASGS is encoded by the coding sequence ATGCCCATCGAGGTAGACGCAGCCCACCGGCTCGACGAGATCGCCGCCGCCACCATCGAGGTCGCCCGCGAGCGGGGGGTGCGCGCCGTGACCATCCGCGCCGTCGCCGAACGGCTCGGCGGCTCGACCGCCGTGGTCACCAACTACGTTCCGAGCCGCGCCGACCTCATGGTCAACGCGCTGCGCCACGCCGAGCGGGAGTGGGCGCGCGAGGCGGACGGCCTGCTGAGCGGCGTGCAAGGCATCGAGCGGCTGTCGGCGCTCGCGCGCTGGATGTGCTCCACCGTCGACGACGACGAGGTCATGCGCAGGCTGCTGATGGAGATCATCGCCGCGGGCCCGGCCGCGGGACGTGAGGCCGAGCAGGTCAGGGAGCTCGCGCGGGACCAGCGCGAGGAGTTGCAGGGTGTGGTCACCGAGGCGGACGTCCCCGGCCCTGACCTTGCCGCCGACGTCCTGCACCTGCTGTTCCGCGGCTACTGGCTGTCCGCCCTCGAAGACCCCGAGGGGTGGCCGGCGGAGCGTGGGGAACGGGCCGCCCAGGCGGTGGTCGAGATGCTTCGGGATGGCGCGTCCGCGAAGGACACGAGCGGTCGGGCGTCCGGGTCTTGA
- a CDS encoding ABC transporter permease subunit, whose product MIGRFVARRAATLAMTLLAASVAIYGALFLAPGDPATLLVGGGKEPSPGVLAQIHREYHLDDPFLEGYWRWLTHMLQGDAGQSLSYQDSVTGLLADRAGNTLFLIAYAALLIVTAGITLGTLAGLRGGWIDTAVTVVATTLMAVPVFVMSVVLTWFLAVRLEWLPAYGSGAGFTGRLEHLTLPAVALAASWLAYVAQVTRSAVRAELLSEHVQTARSRGIGQRFIIRKHILRNASAPITSISGVAVAGLIAGSSIVEQAFGLNGVGALLIQSAAKQDLAVVQAVALITVVAFAVINTAVDLLTAALDHRVPLGGRP is encoded by the coding sequence GTGATCGGCCGCTTCGTCGCCCGCCGCGCGGCGACGCTGGCCATGACCCTGCTCGCCGCCAGCGTCGCGATCTACGGGGCACTGTTCCTGGCCCCGGGCGATCCCGCGACGCTGCTCGTCGGCGGGGGCAAGGAACCCAGCCCCGGCGTCCTGGCGCAGATCCACCGCGAGTACCACCTCGACGACCCGTTCCTGGAGGGCTACTGGCGCTGGCTCACCCACATGCTCCAGGGGGACGCCGGGCAATCCCTCAGCTACCAGGACTCCGTCACCGGTCTGCTGGCCGACCGCGCGGGCAACACCCTGTTCCTCATCGCCTACGCGGCCCTGCTCATCGTGACCGCCGGGATCACCCTGGGGACGCTGGCCGGACTGCGCGGCGGCTGGATCGACACCGCGGTGACCGTGGTGGCCACCACACTGATGGCCGTACCCGTGTTCGTCATGTCCGTGGTACTGACCTGGTTCCTCGCGGTCCGCCTGGAGTGGCTGCCCGCCTACGGCAGCGGCGCCGGCTTCACCGGCCGCCTCGAACACCTCACCCTGCCCGCCGTGGCACTCGCCGCTTCCTGGCTCGCCTATGTGGCACAGGTGACCCGCTCGGCGGTCCGGGCCGAGCTGCTTTCCGAGCACGTCCAGACGGCCCGCAGTCGCGGCATCGGGCAACGCTTCATCATCCGCAAACACATCCTGCGCAATGCCTCCGCGCCGATCACCTCCATCTCCGGTGTGGCCGTGGCGGGCCTGATCGCCGGTTCCTCGATCGTGGAACAGGCCTTCGGGCTCAACGGCGTCGGTGCCCTGCTCATCCAGAGCGCCGCCAAACAGGACCTGGCCGTGGTCCAGGCCGTCGCCCTGATCACGGTGGTGGCCTTCGCCGTGATCAACACCGCCGTGGATCTGCTCACAGCCGCCCTCGACCACCGCGTTCCGCTGGGAGGACGCCCATGA
- a CDS encoding lamin tail domain-containing protein has translation MSKVDTSGVWTAISVSPPGLEGLTTDNVKWGVPAGSGKSGYMFSGGTVDVLLDGTEFTLGTITHQNFPIQAMPQSQFWVDLAAHVVFEDQVTHDFSFRFQHNETPNVGPNPEDIVDLPTRVSPETVTIDNTEYAVVITGFKQGGQIVTRFLSPENAANNADLVAVLARTGQPDVHITTVRFKGDVKRTQADEFVEVVNRGTAPADISGWVLGADDAGQNFTFPPGTVLLPGQRIRIYTNQIHAEWGGYTYGSGRPIWNDRGDAAKLRDTDGNIASEYRYGSAAATP, from the coding sequence ATGTCCAAAGTCGATACATCGGGCGTCTGGACGGCCATCAGCGTCAGCCCGCCCGGACTCGAAGGTCTCACCACCGACAACGTCAAGTGGGGTGTCCCTGCGGGGTCGGGCAAGAGCGGGTACATGTTCTCCGGGGGCACGGTCGACGTGCTGCTCGACGGCACCGAGTTCACACTCGGGACGATCACTCACCAGAACTTCCCGATCCAGGCCATGCCCCAAAGCCAGTTCTGGGTCGACCTCGCGGCCCACGTCGTGTTCGAAGACCAGGTGACACACGACTTCAGCTTCCGCTTCCAGCACAACGAGACACCGAATGTCGGGCCGAACCCCGAGGACATCGTCGATCTGCCCACACGGGTCTCCCCCGAGACGGTCACGATCGACAACACCGAATACGCCGTGGTGATCACCGGGTTCAAGCAGGGCGGCCAGATCGTCACCCGCTTCCTCAGCCCGGAGAACGCCGCCAACAACGCCGACCTGGTCGCGGTACTCGCGCGCACCGGTCAGCCTGATGTGCACATCACCACGGTGCGCTTCAAAGGTGACGTCAAGCGCACACAGGCCGACGAGTTCGTGGAGGTCGTCAACCGGGGAACCGCCCCGGCCGACATCTCCGGCTGGGTCCTCGGCGCCGACGACGCGGGGCAGAACTTCACCTTCCCGCCGGGCACCGTGCTCCTGCCCGGCCAACGCATACGGATCTACACCAACCAGATCCACGCCGAGTGGGGTGGCTACACCTACGGCAGCGGACGGCCGATCTGGAACGACCGTGGCGATGCCGCCAAGCTGCGTGACACGGACGGCAACATCGCTTCCGAGTACCGCTACGGATCGGCTGCGGCAACCCCGTAA
- a CDS encoding DUF6153 family protein, translating to MKRPDLPARSRPPLRCGGLLMLGLLFGLLGMHGLGSAQVSVEPAGHHQAVETSAHLGMDADSAPDVASMAAPTVCDHDGGGCGGGGHVQHADPACSSSGVSGAPALPTLPPAVADCVAPSPVHAAWNGSSLDGGRAPPSLSELQLLRI from the coding sequence GTGAAGCGCCCGGACCTGCCAGCTCGATCGCGCCCGCCGTTGCGGTGCGGCGGTCTGCTCATGCTCGGGCTGCTGTTCGGCTTGCTCGGCATGCACGGCCTCGGCTCGGCGCAGGTGTCTGTCGAGCCCGCCGGGCACCACCAGGCCGTCGAAACCTCAGCGCACCTGGGCATGGACGCCGACAGCGCTCCGGACGTCGCCTCCATGGCGGCGCCGACCGTATGTGATCACGACGGCGGCGGGTGCGGCGGCGGAGGCCATGTGCAGCATGCCGACCCGGCGTGTTCCTCGAGCGGAGTGTCAGGGGCTCCCGCACTGCCGACCCTGCCACCGGCCGTTGCCGACTGCGTCGCGCCGTCGCCCGTACATGCGGCCTGGAACGGAAGCAGTCTCGACGGCGGCCGTGCGCCACCTTCGCTCTCCGAACTGCAACTCCTGCGGATATAG
- a CDS encoding AraC family transcriptional regulator, producing MTKAEDGAVPPGVGAIVVGNFPLAAGQWIEPHSHPQHQLAWTRSGVLGIAVKDTHWVLPPTRALWIPAGVVHRTGATREAVLCSLYLEPDRCHVDWAEPTPVGVDGLLAHLISYLNRQDLADDARLRAEAVVLDLLHPLPTTPIDVPQPVDERVRAVADTLLTDPADQRSLEAHARAIGVSRRTLTRLFVQDTGMSFDRWRTHVRLRSALSLLAEGRPVSGVARDVGYATPSAFLAAFRRTVGTSPKRYLNGDAAFEASGPTSW from the coding sequence ATGACCAAGGCCGAAGACGGTGCCGTGCCACCCGGAGTGGGGGCGATCGTCGTAGGGAACTTCCCACTGGCGGCGGGGCAGTGGATCGAACCTCACAGCCACCCGCAGCATCAACTGGCCTGGACACGAAGCGGTGTACTCGGGATTGCCGTCAAAGACACCCATTGGGTGCTGCCGCCGACACGGGCGCTCTGGATCCCTGCCGGAGTGGTCCACCGCACGGGTGCGACCCGCGAGGCGGTGTTGTGCAGCCTCTACCTCGAACCGGACCGGTGCCACGTGGACTGGGCAGAGCCCACGCCGGTCGGAGTGGACGGCCTGCTCGCCCACTTGATCTCCTACCTCAACCGGCAGGACCTCGCCGATGACGCTCGCCTGCGGGCCGAGGCGGTCGTCCTGGATCTGCTGCACCCCCTGCCGACGACGCCCATCGACGTGCCGCAACCCGTCGACGAGCGCGTGCGCGCCGTGGCGGACACTCTGCTCACCGACCCCGCAGACCAACGAAGCCTTGAGGCCCACGCGCGGGCCATCGGGGTGAGCCGACGCACCCTGACCCGCTTGTTCGTCCAGGACACGGGCATGAGTTTTGATCGCTGGCGCACCCATGTGCGACTGCGGTCCGCCTTGTCCCTCCTCGCCGAAGGCCGCCCCGTGTCCGGGGTCGCGCGCGACGTGGGATACGCGACCCCGAGTGCGTTCTTGGCGGCGTTCCGCCGAACCGTCGGCACCTCGCCGAAGCGCTACCTGAACGGCGACGCCGCATTCGAGGCGTCGGGTCCGACTTCCTGGTGA
- a CDS encoding ABC transporter substrate-binding protein — MQAPRTTATATTAGALCVLLAAGACSPGGGTEEAPHTPKLTTTTPAAHGPLDHVTWNLPTGEPTTLDPARVGDYAPSTVATNLCDPLLRQKADYSVGPGLATSWDQPDDTTLILNLRKRVKFWNGHPMTADDVVAGLRRQGRPATRSVNASLLAHVKTITATGPHQVTVRFKKPDVLFLKGLTGGFGAVNEAAYVKKAGRSYGSAKGGLMCTGPFKLDRWKPGDSLTARRNPAYWDASLRPKVKKLTFKFITNSSTLTSALLSGQVDGSYEISSATARALGSSDAGTVYYGPSAQTNFITATSPASALTDPKIARALSLVVDRDVLIKSVYNGAAQKLKTFVPPLVWRNSEAAGLYTKAYESLPAVPEPDLERAKKLVQQADSPHRTLTVAMAAGDQQSQQILTFLQAGAKKIGLDIRIKQLQPTQMSGLFYDPSLRKGLDATMVLGYVELPDPGSYAQLMTTPKALFNWTDYRNPEVTSLLARAQATLEPKKSARLFNRAQALYTKDLPVVPLVSPYERMFLNRRLSGAPASFAYIHMPWAAHLGGTGKGAS, encoded by the coding sequence ATGCAGGCTCCCAGAACCACCGCCACCGCCACCACCGCCGGCGCCCTGTGCGTGCTGCTCGCCGCCGGCGCCTGCTCGCCGGGCGGCGGCACCGAAGAAGCGCCGCACACCCCGAAGCTCACCACGACCACCCCCGCGGCCCACGGCCCCCTGGACCACGTCACCTGGAACCTGCCCACCGGCGAGCCCACCACCCTCGACCCCGCCAGGGTCGGTGACTACGCGCCGAGCACCGTGGCGACCAACCTCTGCGATCCGCTGCTGCGGCAGAAAGCCGACTACTCCGTCGGACCGGGCCTTGCCACCTCGTGGGACCAGCCGGACGACACCACCCTGATCCTGAACCTCCGCAAGCGCGTGAAGTTCTGGAACGGCCACCCCATGACCGCGGACGACGTGGTCGCCGGCCTGCGGCGCCAGGGCCGGCCCGCCACACGCAGCGTCAACGCCAGCCTCCTCGCCCACGTCAAGACGATCACCGCGACCGGACCGCACCAGGTGACGGTGCGGTTCAAGAAGCCCGACGTGCTGTTCCTCAAAGGCCTGACGGGAGGCTTCGGTGCCGTCAACGAAGCCGCGTACGTGAAGAAGGCGGGACGCTCCTACGGCAGCGCCAAGGGCGGCCTGATGTGCACAGGCCCCTTCAAGCTGGACCGCTGGAAGCCCGGCGATTCCCTCACCGCGCGGCGCAACCCAGCCTATTGGGACGCCTCGTTGCGACCCAAGGTCAAGAAGCTGACGTTCAAGTTCATCACCAACAGCTCCACCCTCACCAGCGCCCTGCTGTCCGGTCAGGTCGACGGCAGCTACGAGATCAGCTCCGCCACCGCACGGGCCCTTGGCTCCTCCGACGCCGGCACGGTCTACTACGGCCCCTCGGCGCAGACCAACTTCATCACCGCCACCAGCCCCGCCTCGGCGCTCACCGACCCCAAGATCGCCCGAGCTCTCTCCCTGGTGGTGGACCGTGACGTACTGATCAAGAGCGTCTACAACGGCGCGGCGCAGAAGCTCAAGACGTTCGTCCCGCCTCTGGTCTGGCGCAACAGCGAGGCCGCGGGCCTGTACACCAAGGCATACGAGAGCCTGCCCGCCGTTCCCGAGCCCGACCTGGAGCGCGCCAAGAAGCTCGTCCAGCAGGCCGATTCCCCGCATCGCACACTCACCGTCGCGATGGCCGCGGGCGACCAGCAGTCCCAGCAGATCCTCACCTTCCTGCAGGCGGGCGCCAAGAAGATCGGTCTCGACATCCGGATCAAACAGCTGCAACCCACCCAGATGTCCGGCCTGTTCTACGACCCCTCCCTGCGCAAGGGCCTGGACGCGACCATGGTCCTCGGCTACGTCGAACTCCCCGACCCCGGCTCCTACGCCCAGCTCATGACCACGCCCAAGGCCCTGTTCAACTGGACCGACTACCGCAACCCCGAGGTCACGTCCCTGCTCGCCCGCGCCCAGGCCACCCTGGAGCCCAAGAAGTCGGCGCGGCTGTTCAACCGGGCCCAGGCGCTCTACACCAAGGACCTCCCGGTGGTGCCACTGGTCTCCCCGTACGAGCGCATGTTCCTCAACAGACGCCTCAGCGGCGCGCCCGCGTCGTTCGCGTACATCCACATGCCGTGGGCGGCCCACCTCGGCGGCACCGGCAAGGGCGCCTCGTGA
- a CDS encoding CocE/NonD family hydrolase, whose translation MPFAFERVTAAPVAEHARQYTARMRDGVHLATDVYLPAGETDTDTAFPAVLVRLPYDKNSRYVYCDRFARLFTDRGYAVVVQDVRGKFRSGGSTLPFLREPQDGYDTIDWVVHQSWSDGRVGMFGDSYYGFTQWAAVATQHPALRAIVPRMTAADFNTIWQPHGQRQPVWLEGIKYFAHHWVDHDLYEYDVDASHRPAIEQFEQAFAAIGARSLWFDLLAPRLAGLPTQTGLHPFDARPVPVLHCVGWFDNIVGAHMRDYAELASRPGWDAVQYLWAGAVDHENYHLARAPIGEHDDHNTNDDALARMLPDYVNPALDFFDVFLKGVRPVSTLPKVTWELSHGDRRTSDIWPPRGSGARTFWLTDPEGTAAAGPLPGADLADSPTEDEATTRWTHDPDAPVPSLAGDSFALLHSYPDLAPVAGRDDALVFSGPALTEALDLAGPVGLDLHVTSTAPEFDIFAKLMDLAPDGRAHLILRSQVTVLADEASSVTHLDLGHTGYRLRPGHQLALLLTSSDFPLFLPAPGTGENPWTALTAKPSTQSLRTGGAHPSRLTITVAPHDHH comes from the coding sequence ATGCCCTTCGCCTTCGAGCGAGTCACTGCGGCTCCGGTAGCCGAGCACGCCAGGCAGTACACGGCCCGCATGCGCGACGGTGTTCACCTCGCCACCGACGTCTACCTCCCCGCAGGCGAGACGGACACCGACACAGCGTTCCCCGCGGTGCTCGTGCGTCTGCCCTACGACAAGAACAGCCGCTACGTGTACTGCGACCGCTTCGCCCGCCTGTTCACCGACCGTGGCTACGCCGTGGTGGTGCAGGACGTACGCGGCAAGTTCCGCTCCGGCGGCAGCACCCTCCCGTTCCTGCGCGAACCGCAGGACGGCTACGACACCATCGACTGGGTCGTGCACCAGAGTTGGTCGGACGGACGCGTGGGAATGTTCGGCGACTCCTACTACGGCTTCACCCAGTGGGCGGCCGTCGCCACCCAGCACCCCGCACTGCGGGCGATCGTGCCGCGCATGACGGCCGCGGACTTCAACACGATCTGGCAGCCCCACGGGCAGCGACAGCCTGTGTGGCTGGAAGGCATCAAGTACTTCGCACACCACTGGGTCGACCACGACCTGTACGAGTACGACGTCGACGCCTCCCACCGGCCCGCCATCGAGCAGTTCGAGCAGGCCTTCGCGGCCATCGGCGCCCGCTCCCTGTGGTTCGACCTGCTGGCCCCCCGGCTTGCGGGACTGCCGACCCAGACGGGCCTGCATCCCTTCGACGCGCGGCCCGTTCCGGTGCTGCACTGCGTCGGCTGGTTCGACAACATCGTCGGCGCGCACATGCGCGACTACGCGGAACTCGCGTCGCGGCCGGGCTGGGACGCCGTTCAGTATCTGTGGGCGGGCGCGGTCGACCACGAGAACTACCACCTCGCGCGGGCGCCCATCGGCGAACACGACGACCACAACACCAACGACGACGCTCTCGCCCGCATGCTGCCGGACTACGTGAACCCCGCGCTCGACTTCTTCGACGTCTTCCTCAAAGGCGTCCGACCGGTCTCCACCCTGCCCAAGGTGACCTGGGAGCTGAGCCACGGCGATCGGCGAACCTCCGACATCTGGCCACCGCGCGGCAGCGGCGCCAGGACCTTCTGGCTCACCGACCCGGAAGGCACGGCGGCCGCCGGTCCGCTGCCCGGCGCGGACCTCGCCGACTCCCCCACCGAGGACGAGGCGACCACGCGATGGACCCACGACCCGGATGCCCCGGTGCCGTCCCTGGCCGGCGATTCCTTCGCCCTGCTCCACTCCTACCCCGACCTGGCACCGGTCGCCGGGCGGGACGACGCCCTGGTGTTCTCCGGGCCCGCGCTCACCGAGGCCCTGGACCTCGCGGGCCCCGTCGGCCTCGACCTCCATGTCACCAGCACCGCACCGGAGTTCGACATCTTCGCCAAGCTCATGGACCTCGCCCCGGACGGCCGGGCCCACCTGATCCTGCGGAGCCAGGTCACGGTCCTAGCCGACGAAGCGTCGAGCGTGACCCACCTCGATCTCGGCCACACCGGCTACCGGCTGCGCCCCGGGCACCAGCTCGCGCTCCTGCTCACCAGCAGCGACTTCCCCCTGTTCCTGCCCGCTCCCGGTACCGGGGAGAACCCCTGGACGGCGCTGACCGCCAAGCCCAGCACCCAGAGCCTGCGCACCGGCGGCGCACACCCGTCACGCCTGACCATCACGGTCGCCCCGCACGACCACCACTGA
- a CDS encoding amidase: MESQNPPAALWQRTASDLAAAIRTREISSADVVRSCLARIEETNPRLAALADVRPDEALAAARRADQAVIAGEELGPLHGVPVSTKINTDQKGYATSHGVAALAAAEAQGDAACVTALRESGAVLLGRSNAPAFSYRWFSTNDLHGRTLNPWDPARTPGGSSGGASSSLAAGMTPIAQGNDIGGSIRYPAACCGVVGIRPTVGRISNWAPPAFVDTPDGTVQVELPPTVQACAVEGPLARTVADARLALRVMTTPDLRDPYGIPAAPGPLPRGAARRVSIVRGIGTVKNQPAVDLAVDAAAAHLADAGYEIEELDDLPLIAEAARLWSLLIYEDFRPTLPVVDRIGDEGIRTSLKYSFAAAAAVWGEQPSLETYINGWSRRASLITELQQLLGSERMLLTPVCAELPFEQDADISSPQRAAELVAAMWPMTAVPILGFPAVTVPSLLAEGLPVGVQIIGGRFTEERILDAAQAIEDRTPGYWPPLGHL, translated from the coding sequence ATGGAATCCCAGAATCCGCCTGCCGCGTTGTGGCAGCGCACCGCGAGTGACCTGGCCGCCGCCATCCGGACACGTGAGATCTCGTCCGCCGATGTCGTACGGTCCTGTCTCGCGCGGATCGAAGAGACCAACCCCCGCTTGGCGGCGCTCGCCGACGTCCGCCCCGACGAGGCGCTGGCTGCCGCCCGCCGCGCCGACCAGGCCGTCATCGCGGGCGAAGAACTCGGCCCGCTCCACGGCGTACCCGTATCCACCAAGATCAATACGGATCAGAAGGGTTACGCCACCAGCCACGGCGTGGCCGCCCTCGCCGCCGCTGAGGCCCAGGGCGACGCGGCCTGTGTCACGGCACTGCGCGAGTCCGGCGCCGTACTGCTGGGCCGGAGCAACGCGCCCGCCTTCTCCTACCGCTGGTTCTCGACCAACGACCTGCACGGCCGCACCCTCAACCCCTGGGACCCCGCCCGCACCCCCGGCGGCTCCAGCGGCGGTGCGTCCAGCAGCCTCGCGGCCGGGATGACCCCGATCGCGCAGGGCAACGACATCGGCGGCTCCATCCGCTATCCGGCGGCCTGCTGCGGAGTGGTCGGCATCCGCCCCACCGTCGGCCGGATCTCCAACTGGGCGCCGCCCGCCTTCGTCGACACGCCCGACGGCACGGTCCAGGTCGAACTGCCGCCCACCGTGCAGGCCTGCGCGGTCGAGGGGCCGCTGGCCCGCACCGTGGCCGACGCCAGACTCGCCCTGCGGGTCATGACCACCCCGGACCTGCGCGACCCCTACGGCATCCCCGCCGCGCCCGGCCCCCTGCCGCGGGGCGCGGCGCGGCGCGTGAGCATCGTCCGCGGCATCGGCACCGTCAAGAACCAGCCCGCCGTCGACTTGGCCGTCGACGCCGCCGCCGCGCACCTGGCCGACGCCGGGTACGAGATCGAGGAACTCGACGACCTGCCCCTGATCGCCGAGGCCGCGCGCCTGTGGTCGCTGCTGATCTACGAGGACTTCCGCCCAACTCTCCCCGTGGTGGACCGCATCGGGGACGAGGGCATCCGCACCTCCCTGAAGTACTCCTTCGCCGCCGCCGCGGCCGTGTGGGGTGAGCAGCCCTCACTGGAGACCTACATCAACGGCTGGTCCCGGCGCGCCTCCCTCATCACCGAGCTACAGCAACTCCTGGGCAGCGAGAGGATGTTGCTCACCCCGGTCTGCGCGGAACTGCCCTTCGAGCAGGACGCCGACATCTCCTCCCCGCAGCGCGCCGCCGAACTCGTCGCCGCCATGTGGCCGATGACCGCCGTGCCCATCCTGGGCTTCCCCGCCGTCACCGTGCCGTCGCTCCTCGCGGAGGGACTGCCGGTCGGCGTGCAGATCATCGGGGGACGTTTCACCGAGGAGCGCATTCTCGACGCCGCACAGGCCATCGAGGACCGCACTCCCGGTTACTGGCCCCCTCTCGGCCACCTCTAG
- a CDS encoding DUF305 domain-containing protein: MTAQRKLIRRTALAATAGVAALVLAACGNGGNGHDMGSMESSSTPSATATSKAGDHNDADVTFAKDMIQHHRQAVDMAELADDRASSKEIKDLATKIKGAQDPEIKTMSGWLTSWGEEVPEDMSDMDGHDGHDMSSGMPGMMSSEDMEKLEKASGAEFDKMFAEMMIKHHEGAVEMAKTEKSKGKYGPATELADEVIKAQTAEIDQMNKILGKS, translated from the coding sequence ATGACTGCACAGCGCAAGCTCATCCGCCGTACCGCTCTCGCCGCCACCGCCGGAGTCGCCGCCCTCGTTCTCGCCGCGTGCGGCAACGGAGGAAACGGGCACGACATGGGCTCCATGGAGTCCAGCTCGACACCGTCCGCTACCGCCACGTCCAAGGCCGGCGACCACAATGACGCGGACGTCACCTTCGCCAAGGACATGATCCAGCACCACCGTCAGGCCGTCGACATGGCCGAGCTGGCCGATGACAGGGCCTCGTCGAAGGAGATCAAGGACCTGGCTACGAAGATCAAGGGGGCGCAGGATCCCGAGATCAAGACCATGTCCGGCTGGCTCACCTCGTGGGGCGAGGAAGTCCCCGAGGACATGAGCGACATGGACGGTCACGACGGCCACGACATGTCCTCCGGCATGCCCGGCATGATGAGCAGCGAAGACATGGAGAAGCTCGAAAAGGCTTCCGGGGCCGAGTTCGACAAGATGTTCGCCGAAATGATGATCAAGCATCATGAGGGCGCCGTCGAAATGGCCAAGACCGAGAAGTCCAAGGGCAAGTACGGCCCCGCCACCGAGCTCGCCGACGAGGTGATCAAGGCCCAGACCGCCGAGATCGACCAGATGAACAAGATCCTCGGCAAGAGCTGA